TCTGTAGCTGCTTCCCCTGCTCGATCAGCGTTGGCGCCGTCCACGCCAGTACCCCGCCGATGGCGCCAAGCGTACTAAGCACGATCAGCGCCGACGCGATGCCACGCCGGATGCGGAACCGTTCGAGGTAGTCCACCCCTCGGCCGACGGCCAGACCGAACAGCGTGGCCAGAAAGACGAGGAACAGCAGCGAGCTCACGGACCAGGCCAGCTGCAGCCCGAACCAGACGGCCAGCGCCACGACGGAAGCCCGGGCGAGGTCGGCAGTACGCCAGCCTCGCCGCTCAGGGGACAGCGGCTCGGGGAGCAGATCCTGATCGATGGTGGTCATAGCGACGAAACTACTGCGGAAGACACGCCAACGCGGTGGTAGAGGTACCAGTCGGACGCATTCGCCGAATTTTCCCCTCTGTGAAGCGGACCGATGTACCTTTCGGATAGCCATGTCAGCATCCGCACCGCTCTATCTCGATACGGTCGACTCCGTCGATCAGTTCCTCGCGAGTCTCTCGCCGGTCCGAGCCATAGCGCTCGACACCGAGGGCGCGAGTTTTCACCGCTTCGTGGACCGCATCTATTTGCTGCAGATGTCCACGGATCGTCATGAAGCCGTGATCGATCCGCTCCCGATCGGCAAGCCGTCACGCCTGGGCGCGCTGATCGAGGACCCGCAGGTTGAGATCGTGTTGCACGACGCCGATTACGACCTGCGATTGCTGCATCAGGACTATGGGTGGCAGGTGAAGAACCTGTTCGACACGCGCGTGGCCGCGCAGCTCTTGGGGATTCGGGCATTCGGTCTCGCCGCGTTGCTGGAACAGTATTTCGGCCTGAAGCTCGACAAGAAGCATCAGCGCGCCGACTGGAGCATGCGCCCCCTCACGGCGGACATGCTCGATTACGCAGCGCAAGACACACGCCACCTGCTCGGCCTTCGCGACAAGCTGCATCAGCAGCTGGTGGCGAAGGGCCGATGGCACTGGGCGCAGGAAGAATTCATTCGCGCGGAAACCACGCGGTGGGATCCCGATCAAGCCGAAAATAGCTTTCTCCGCATGAAGGGCGCGCGCGATCTCACGCGTCGTGAGCTGGCGCGTCTGCGTGAGCTCGTGAAGTGGCGCGACTCAATCGCCGCCGAATTGGATCGCGCCACCTTCCGCGTGGCCGGCAACGAAACACTGCTCGATCTCGCGCGCCTGGCGCCGACGTCGCGCGATACGTTGTTCGCCGTGAAAGGCTTTCCTCGCGGCATGAATGACGCACGCGCCCAGGAAGCACTGCAGGCCATCGCGCGAGGCAACGACGTGGCCGAGGCTGATCTGCCGCGCTTCCCGAAAGCGGCGCGCTGGGATCGTGAGGCCGACTTCGATGATCGCGTCGCGCGCCTCAAGTCCGTACGTGATGCCGTCGCGACCGATCTCGATCTTGATCCGGGTGTGCTCTGCTCACGCGATCGCATGGAGGCCGTGGCGCGTCGTCGTCCGCGCCATGTCGACGAGCTGCAGGAGCTCCCTGAACTCCGGAAGTGGCAGGCCGAAGTCCTCGGCTCGGGCTTCGTGAAAGCGCTCGCCCCGTTCGCGACCGCGGTCGACTCCCCGTACCGGGCTGAGTAGTCCGCTTCGGCCCGCCGCACTGCGCTGTGGCGCGGTCGCTACGACCGTATCGTGAGTGCACTAGCTGTTCACCGCACGCCACACCCCAGTTTTTGCGAACTCGACCGGAAATCATCGTCGAGCGAATCGCGCAGGTCGATGGAAGTGTCAGTGATAAAATGACTTACCTGGATAATGCGGGCCCGCTCAGGTCGCCTGACACATGTCGAGGCATTCATGTCGTCGCGGCACGCAGAGTGCGCTAGGAGAGGGCAAGACCCGCTCGGGTTTGCCTGATTTCTCCCGCCGCCCCACAGCATGCGACTCGATACGCTTCGCGCTCCACGCGTCCAGGGCTTGTTCGACACCGTCCGTGCCCGCTTCATCGGGATCACGGCGCTGGTTACCGCCGTTGATCTGCTGGCCAAAGAAGTCGCGGTCCGGTCACTGGGATCCACGGGCGTCGTGCCCGTCAGCGATCGGTTCTCGCTGTTCGTCGTCTTCAACACGGGCAGTGCCGGCGGCGTGCAGGTCGGCCCCTACACCTGGCAGCTCAACGTGCTGGTGACGCTGTTGGCCGTGGGTCTGATCGCGTCGGTGGTGCAGGCGATGGCGGCGGTGGACCGTCGCGCGACACGGGCGCTGGCGTTCGTCGCCGGCGGCGCGGTGGGCAATCTGCTCAGCATGCTCTTCGGCCCTGAAGGCGTTGCCGATTTTCTGGCGATTCGCTTGACCGGCGACACCACGATCGTGGCCAACGTGGCCGATTTCGCCCTCTGGACGGGTGCGGTGATGCTGGTGCCCGTGGCCCTGCTGCTGGCCCGCATGGCGCGAGCCGAGCGGGCCGAGCGCAACGCGGTGATGCGCGTCGAGCTGTCCTGAGGTTTAGGGCGGACGCGTAGGCGCCGAGCTAGAAGCCCATGTAGGCACGGACCCGGGGCTCGATGCGCTCCGGAGTCCAGGGCGGCGACCAGACCAGGTTCATCGTGACGTCGCCGATGCCGGGAATCGTGCGCAGCTGTTGCTCCGCCTCGCCCATGATTTCCGGTCCTGACGGACAGCCGGGGGACGTGAGACTCATATCAATCTGCACGTTCGTTCCATTCACGTGCACATCGTAGATCAAGCCGAGATCGACGATGTTGAGATTGAGCTCAGGGTCTTTCACGCGCCGCAGCACCAGGCGCGCCTGATCGGCAGAAATCTCGCCAGCGGGTTCCGCGTCAGGCGTCGGGTCTTGGATCTGATCCATGCAAGAACAATAACCGATCAGTCCAGTCCCTGTTCCGCTAGCGCTTCTTCTTCGCGCTCTTTTTGAACACGGGCTTCTTCACCGGGCTCTTCTTCTTGGCGCCGGCGGAAGACTTGGACACCGACGCCTTGGTGCCCGATTTCGCGGTGCTCTTCGACGACGACTTGACCGACGACTTCTTGGCGGTCGTGCGCTTGGCCGAAGCCCGCTTGGCCGAGGCTCGCTTGGCGGCGGCGACCCGGCGACGCGACGCCGCGCTGCTGGCACGGCTTGAGCGAAGGGGCCGGTTCCAGTCCTGCGCGCGGTCGGCCCGGAAACTGACCGGCATCGCCATGACGCCGGTCGGGTCGTCCATCACCGCCAGCACGGCCGCATCGGCGAGGTCGTTGCGCACGTCGGCGATGACCTTGCTGGGACGGCGGGCCCGCGCCGCGTGCACCCGGTTGGTGAGCAGAATGACGAACATCTGCCGGTCGGGATCGATCCAGAGCGACGTGCCCGTAAAGCCGGTGTGGCCGAAGGCGCGCTCGGACATGTACTGCCCGCAGCCGGCGCCGCCGTCGCAGGTATCCCAACCCAAGGCACGGTGACCGGCAGCCCGCTTGGTGAACAGCGCCACGGCCGAATCGGAGACCACCCGCACGCCGTTGTACACGCCGCCGTCGAGCAGCATCTGGGCGAACACGGACAAGTCTTCGGCGGTGCTGAACAACCCGGCATGTCCGGCCACACCGCCGAGCGCGTAGGCATTCTCGTCGTGCACTTCGCCCCGCAGCGGATAGCCGCGCGGCGGTGCGATCTCCGTGGGCGCTGTGCGTCCCGCCGACATCGCGTCTGGCCGGAAATGCGTATCCGACATGCCGAGCTTCGCGAACACGGTGCGCTCGAGGAAGGTGTCGAGCTTTTGACCGCTGGCCGCTTCGGCGACGAAGCCCAGCAAGTCGGCGCCGAGGTCGGAATACTCGTAACAGTTGCCGGGCGCGCACTGGATCGGCGAGGCCAACACCGCCGCACGCGCTTCGGCCGGGGTCTTCGCGATACGCCAGAGTTCACGTCCAGCCGGGAGACCGGCACGGTGCGTAAGCAGATGGCGAACCGTCACCTGATCGCGCAGTCCGCCGG
The sequence above is a segment of the Gemmatimonas sp. genome. Coding sequences within it:
- a CDS encoding HRDC domain-containing protein, which translates into the protein MSASAPLYLDTVDSVDQFLASLSPVRAIALDTEGASFHRFVDRIYLLQMSTDRHEAVIDPLPIGKPSRLGALIEDPQVEIVLHDADYDLRLLHQDYGWQVKNLFDTRVAAQLLGIRAFGLAALLEQYFGLKLDKKHQRADWSMRPLTADMLDYAAQDTRHLLGLRDKLHQQLVAKGRWHWAQEEFIRAETTRWDPDQAENSFLRMKGARDLTRRELARLRELVKWRDSIAAELDRATFRVAGNETLLDLARLAPTSRDTLFAVKGFPRGMNDARAQEALQAIARGNDVAEADLPRFPKAARWDREADFDDRVARLKSVRDAVATDLDLDPGVLCSRDRMEAVARRRPRHVDELQELPELRKWQAEVLGSGFVKALAPFATAVDSPYRAE
- a CDS encoding signal peptidase II; this translates as MRLDTLRAPRVQGLFDTVRARFIGITALVTAVDLLAKEVAVRSLGSTGVVPVSDRFSLFVVFNTGSAGGVQVGPYTWQLNVLVTLLAVGLIASVVQAMAAVDRRATRALAFVAGGAVGNLLSMLFGPEGVADFLAIRLTGDTTIVANVADFALWTGAVMLVPVALLLARMARAERAERNAVMRVELS
- a CDS encoding metal-sulfur cluster assembly factor, producing the protein MDQIQDPTPDAEPAGEISADQARLVLRRVKDPELNLNIVDLGLIYDVHVNGTNVQIDMSLTSPGCPSGPEIMGEAEQQLRTIPGIGDVTMNLVWSPPWTPERIEPRVRAYMGF
- a CDS encoding serine hydrolase; the encoded protein is MVGYSAPTDGSSPYGRPPLVLLLAALAIAAADMTATSGLPEREPAAVGMSSARLSTIDRVVQRGVDAGGYPGASVVVGRKGYSVLSRGFGALDWSGRTRVSSQESIYDLASLTKVVATTTAIMVLYDAGKVDIDAPVSRYLPDFSGGLRDQVTVRHLLTHRAGLPAGRELWRIAKTPAEARAAVLASPIQCAPGNCYEYSDLGADLLGFVAEAASGQKLDTFLERTVFAKLGMSDTHFRPDAMSAGRTAPTEIAPPRGYPLRGEVHDENAYALGGVAGHAGLFSTAEDLSVFAQMLLDGGVYNGVRVVSDSAVALFTKRAAGHRALGWDTCDGGAGCGQYMSERAFGHTGFTGTSLWIDPDRQMFVILLTNRVHAARARRPSKVIADVRNDLADAAVLAVMDDPTGVMAMPVSFRADRAQDWNRPLRSSRASSAASRRRVAAAKRASAKRASAKRTTAKKSSVKSSSKSTAKSGTKASVSKSSAGAKKKSPVKKPVFKKSAKKKR